A window of the Mesoplasma florum L1 genome harbors these coding sequences:
- the glyA gene encoding serine hydroxymethyltransferase, which produces MSTINKNILESLKGELKRQQDHIELIASENYVSDAVLQLSGSILTNKYAEGYPDKRYYGGCEFVDQIEKQGIELAKKIFNAGHANLQPHSGSQANEAVYRALLQNGDKVVSMSLDAGGHLTHGYPINFSGNNYDFKFYGVNRETEEIDFDEVRKVVLEHQPKLIVAGASAYSRIIDFKKFREIADEVGALLMVDMAHIAGLVAGGAHPNPMEYADVVTTTTHKTLRGARGGMILSKAEIGKKIDSSVFPGTQGGPLENQIAGKVQALYEADTPEFKEYVHQVVANSKAFAKALADNGMRLIANGTDNHLINLDVKNTLNVTGKDAEKILESIGIVSNKNMIPFDTEKPFVTSGIRVGTAAMTTRGFKEEQFVEVAKIIASALKDQSETNLNTLSKEVAKLCKQFPIYEHLSY; this is translated from the coding sequence ATGAGTACAATAAATAAAAATATTTTAGAATCACTTAAAGGTGAATTAAAAAGACAACAAGATCACATTGAATTAATAGCAAGTGAAAACTATGTTAGTGATGCAGTTTTACAATTATCAGGAAGTATATTAACTAATAAATATGCAGAAGGTTACCCAGATAAAAGGTATTATGGTGGATGTGAATTTGTTGATCAAATTGAAAAACAAGGAATTGAATTAGCTAAAAAAATATTTAATGCAGGTCACGCTAATTTACAACCTCATTCAGGTAGTCAAGCTAATGAAGCTGTTTATCGTGCTTTATTACAAAACGGAGATAAAGTTGTTTCTATGAGTTTAGACGCTGGAGGTCACTTAACACATGGTTATCCAATTAATTTTTCAGGTAATAATTATGATTTTAAATTTTATGGAGTAAATAGAGAAACAGAAGAAATTGATTTTGATGAAGTTAGAAAAGTTGTTTTAGAACATCAACCAAAATTAATTGTCGCTGGAGCTAGTGCTTACTCAAGAATTATAGACTTTAAAAAGTTTAGAGAAATTGCAGATGAAGTTGGAGCATTATTAATGGTTGATATGGCTCATATTGCTGGTTTAGTTGCTGGTGGTGCTCACCCAAACCCTATGGAATATGCAGATGTTGTTACAACAACAACACACAAAACTTTAAGAGGCGCAAGAGGTGGAATGATTTTATCAAAAGCTGAAATTGGTAAAAAAATTGATTCATCAGTTTTCCCAGGTACTCAAGGTGGACCTTTAGAAAATCAAATAGCTGGGAAAGTTCAAGCCTTATATGAAGCAGATACTCCTGAATTTAAAGAATATGTTCATCAAGTAGTTGCTAACTCAAAAGCATTTGCTAAAGCCTTAGCAGATAATGGAATGAGATTAATAGCTAATGGAACAGATAATCATTTAATTAATTTAGATGTAAAAAATACTTTAAATGTTACTGGAAAAGATGCAGAAAAAATCCTTGAAAGTATTGGTATAGTTTCAAATAAAAACATGATTCCTTTTGATACAGAAAAACCTTTTGTTACAAGTGGAATTAGAGTTGGAACTGCAGCAATGACAACTAGAGGATTTAAAGAAGAACAATTTGTTGAAGTTGCTAAAATAATTGCAAGTGCATTAAAAGATCAATCAGAAACAAATTTAAATACTCTTTCAAAAGAAGTTGCTAAATTATGTAAGCAATTCCCAATATATGAACATTTATCATATTAA
- the upp gene encoding uracil phosphoribosyltransferase, producing MAFTELKHPLIIDKLSRMRKKETSSKDFRENLNEIAQLMVYEIFRDLELEAIEIETPMTKTVGYTIDKPIVLVPILRAGIGMLDGIQKLIPTARIAHIGLYRDEETLEIHQYFAKKTESIDESYVIIVDPMLATGGSANKAIDIVKGWGVKNIKFVCLVAVEPGISNVLEKHPDVEIYAASKDEKLSDKGYIIPGLGDAGDRIFGTK from the coding sequence ATGGCATTTACAGAATTGAAACATCCATTGATAATTGATAAATTATCAAGAATGCGTAAAAAAGAAACATCATCAAAAGATTTTAGAGAAAACCTTAATGAAATAGCACAATTAATGGTTTATGAAATTTTTAGAGATTTAGAACTTGAGGCAATTGAAATAGAAACACCAATGACAAAAACAGTTGGGTATACAATTGATAAGCCAATTGTGTTAGTTCCTATTTTAAGAGCAGGTATAGGAATGTTAGATGGAATACAAAAATTAATTCCAACAGCAAGAATAGCTCATATTGGACTTTATCGTGATGAAGAAACTTTAGAAATTCATCAATACTTTGCAAAGAAAACTGAATCAATTGATGAAAGTTATGTAATAATAGTAGATCCTATGTTAGCAACAGGTGGTAGTGCTAACAAAGCAATTGATATAGTTAAAGGTTGAGGAGTTAAAAACATTAAATTTGTATGTTTAGTAGCTGTTGAACCAGGAATAAGCAATGTTCTTGAAAAACACCCTGATGTTGAGATATATGCTGCATCAAAAGATGAAAAGCTTTCTGATAAAGGATATATCATACCAGGTCTAGGAGACGCTGGAGACAGAATATTCGGTACAAAATAA
- a CDS encoding MG406 family protein, with protein MELKSIYKNWFKNSTWSIILIISFLTGITLILLFVLKIINYSWLTGWALGLTSFLVGIFISKKSVELLLKNENHFLFYFFFLLRIGAYATPLFIAFFNNNIIFDYKGVLIGLSPILLLPFTNHKVLNIKNY; from the coding sequence ATGGAATTAAAAAGTATATATAAAAACTGGTTCAAAAATTCTACATGATCAATTATATTAATAATTAGTTTTTTAACAGGAATAACATTAATTTTGTTATTTGTGTTAAAAATTATTAATTATAGCTGATTAACAGGTTGGGCTTTAGGTTTAACTTCGTTTTTAGTTGGTATTTTTATTAGCAAGAAGTCTGTAGAACTTCTTTTGAAAAATGAAAATCATTTTTTATTTTACTTTTTCTTTTTATTAAGAATAGGTGCCTATGCCACTCCGTTATTTATTGCTTTTTTTAATAACAATATTATTTTTGATTATAAAGGTGTATTAATTGGTCTCAGTCCAATTTTGTTACTACCTTTTACAAATCATAAAGTCTTAAATATAAAAAATTATTAA
- a CDS encoding F0F1 ATP synthase subunit A, protein MLEGLWSLTTQFSAIIITTILICAICITYNIKVRGQDEDKELSGLIVIIDMFVSSVENLVISIMGRKYRKLTPYFLYICLYIIVGSMVSLLGFESPSSSYTVTLSMAFVTFVMIYYFAFRYQKWAYLKRYINPIEIFTQFTPLLSMSFRLFGNLLGGSIILGLVYAMFIGFQSSWAHGTISFGDEGMHWPSFGFWNAGVLGDDAWKMQYTYWWSGVNIFTSVITPFLHMYFDMFDAVIQAVVFTMLSLSYWAEGMGEEQELTHKGEDRNSSKKTQKLKRIELQK, encoded by the coding sequence ATGCTTGAAGGTTTATGATCGCTGACAACACAGTTTAGTGCAATCATTATAACCACAATTCTTATTTGTGCTATTTGTATTACTTATAACATTAAAGTGAGAGGGCAAGATGAGGATAAGGAATTATCTGGATTAATTGTTATTATAGATATGTTTGTATCTTCAGTTGAAAACTTAGTTATTTCAATTATGGGTAGAAAATATCGTAAATTAACTCCATACTTTTTATACATTTGTTTGTATATTATAGTAGGATCAATGGTTTCATTACTTGGTTTTGAATCACCATCTTCATCATACACTGTTACTTTATCAATGGCTTTCGTTACTTTTGTGATGATTTATTACTTTGCATTTAGATATCAAAAATGAGCTTATCTAAAAAGATATATAAATCCAATTGAAATATTCACACAATTCACACCATTGCTTTCTATGTCGTTCCGTCTTTTCGGTAACCTTTTAGGGGGTTCAATTATTTTAGGATTAGTGTACGCAATGTTCATAGGTTTCCAAAGTAGTTGAGCACATGGAACAATTAGCTTTGGAGATGAAGGTATGCATTGACCATCATTTGGATTTTGAAATGCTGGTGTACTAGGAGATGACGCTTGAAAAATGCAGTATACATACTGATGATCAGGGGTTAACATTTTCACTAGTGTGATCACACCATTCTTACATATGTATTTTGATATGTTTGATGCTGTTATCCAAGCTGTTGTATTTACAATGTTATCGCTTTCATATTGAGCAGAAGGTATGGGAGAAGAACAAGAGTTAACTCACAAAGGTGAGGATAGAAATAGTTCAAAAAAAACTCAGAAATTAAAAAGAATAGAATTACAAAAATAA
- a CDS encoding ATP synthase subunit C: protein MLFTDYMANFLVGYFSVLSSIMPLLAETSSTGEGLKLLGAGVAIIGVAGAGIGQGAVGQGACMAIGRNPEMAPKITSTMIIAAGIAESGAIYALVVAILLIFVA from the coding sequence ATGTTATTTACAGATTACATGGCAAATTTTTTAGTAGGATACTTTAGTGTATTATCAAGTATTATGCCTTTATTAGCAGAAACATCATCAACTGGTGAAGGTCTTAAATTATTAGGTGCCGGAGTTGCTATTATCGGAGTTGCTGGAGCAGGAATCGGACAAGGTGCAGTTGGACAAGGTGCATGTATGGCAATCGGAAGAAACCCAGAAATGGCACCAAAAATTACTTCAACTATGATTATTGCAGCAGGAATTGCAGAATCAGGAGCTATTTACGCATTAGTTGTTGCTATTTTATTAATTTTCGTAGCTTAA
- the atpF gene encoding F0F1 ATP synthase subunit B codes for MIFFAETQTAGVPEIITSLFPNLPNFIAHVIATIVLVVILSKLMYKPFRKTIKDRRNKINELLSEAVQKQTEANIGVRKAEALLQDAKTESSLIIQTSKVDADIQKTHIISEAHKYADIIKNQAEKDIAQERSKIEAEIKTTIVNVAFDAAEQILQTEINKTKNKKIVDEFIENLDK; via the coding sequence ATGATATTTTTCGCAGAAACACAAACAGCTGGAGTTCCAGAAATCATAACATCTTTATTTCCTAACTTGCCAAACTTTATTGCGCACGTTATAGCTACAATTGTTTTAGTAGTTATACTATCAAAATTGATGTATAAACCATTTAGAAAAACTATTAAAGATAGAAGAAACAAAATAAATGAATTATTAAGCGAGGCTGTGCAAAAGCAAACAGAAGCAAATATTGGTGTTAGAAAAGCTGAAGCATTATTGCAAGACGCTAAAACAGAATCTTCATTAATTATTCAAACTTCAAAAGTTGATGCTGACATTCAAAAAACTCACATCATATCTGAAGCTCATAAATACGCTGATATTATTAAGAATCAAGCAGAAAAAGACATTGCTCAAGAAAGATCAAAAATAGAAGCAGAAATCAAGACAACAATAGTAAATGTTGCATTCGATGCTGCTGAACAAATTTTACAGACAGAAATCAATAAGACAAAAAACAAAAAAATTGTTGATGAATTTATTGAAAACCTAGATAAATAA
- a CDS encoding F0F1 ATP synthase subunit delta → MVLKDNVIDNWANALTKIAVKENKVKKMLEQAHVLIEVLKNKNEFVDILTFKSAHDEEKRIKIIDDTFSQFNIDEDIMNAFKILVHMQAFVNARDILKKLRGKLVELDNMTYGVVWSTEEISAAQIKEIEEKMSKKINKEVKLVNKIDTKLIAGIQVVVHNKVYDGSLRSKLDEMKYQVLKEK, encoded by the coding sequence ATGGTTTTAAAAGATAACGTTATTGATAATTGAGCAAATGCTTTAACAAAAATTGCTGTAAAAGAAAACAAAGTTAAAAAAATGTTAGAACAAGCACACGTGCTAATTGAAGTTCTAAAAAATAAAAATGAGTTTGTTGACATTCTTACTTTTAAATCAGCACATGATGAAGAAAAAAGAATAAAAATAATTGATGATACTTTTAGTCAATTTAATATTGATGAAGATATCATGAATGCTTTTAAAATATTAGTTCATATGCAAGCATTTGTAAATGCAAGAGATATTTTAAAAAAATTAAGAGGAAAACTTGTTGAATTAGACAACATGACTTATGGTGTTGTTTGATCTACTGAAGAAATATCAGCAGCTCAAATAAAAGAGATCGAAGAAAAAATGTCTAAAAAAATTAATAAAGAAGTTAAATTAGTTAATAAAATTGACACTAAGTTAATTGCAGGTATTCAAGTAGTTGTTCATAACAAAGTTTATGATGGCTCATTAAGAAGTAAACTTGATGAAATGAAATATCAAGTATTGAAAGAAAAATAG
- the atpA gene encoding F0F1 ATP synthase subunit alpha, with the protein MALNIKEISEVIEKQIKNYGKDIIEAEQGSVVTIGDGVSLIYGLDKALMGELLIFPNDVYGMVLSLEEGAVGAVILGDYKLIKEGDIVKRTGKVVETPVGDAMIGRVVNALGQPIDNNGPIKTKKSKPVERIATGVMARKSVSQPLETGILGIDASIPIGKGQRELIIGDRQTGKTAVAIDTIINQKGKNVKCIYVSIGQKDSTIAQVVEKLKKFGAMEYTTVVNAGASDSAPLQYLAPYTGVTIGEEWMENGEDVLIVYDDLSKHAVAYREMSLLLRRPPGREAYPGDVFYLHSRLLERAARVNEKFGGGSITALPIIETQASDISAYIPTNVISITDGQIFLSSDLFMAGIRPAINIGPSVSRVGSSAQIKAVKQVSGTLKLELAQYYELEAFSKFGSDLDESTKATLDHGARIIQMLVQRQYSPLNQIDEAIILFAIKSHLIKWIPLENIRDFKTEIITFFNNEKDAKALKAELTKKLEWNADLESGIQKEIEKLVVKFTSTLKNYNPTIFGDEKEFKKLGK; encoded by the coding sequence ATGGCATTAAATATTAAAGAAATCTCTGAAGTAATTGAAAAACAAATAAAAAACTATGGTAAAGATATTATTGAAGCTGAGCAAGGTAGTGTTGTTACTATTGGGGATGGTGTTTCTTTAATTTACGGATTAGACAAAGCTTTAATGGGTGAATTGTTAATTTTCCCTAATGATGTTTATGGTATGGTTTTAAGTCTTGAAGAAGGAGCTGTTGGAGCTGTTATTCTTGGAGATTATAAACTTATCAAAGAAGGTGACATTGTTAAACGTACAGGTAAAGTTGTTGAAACACCTGTTGGTGATGCAATGATTGGTAGAGTTGTTAATGCATTGGGACAACCAATTGACAATAATGGACCAATCAAAACTAAAAAATCTAAACCAGTTGAAAGAATAGCAACAGGAGTTATGGCTCGTAAATCAGTTAGTCAACCTCTAGAAACAGGTATTCTTGGAATTGATGCATCTATTCCAATTGGAAAAGGACAACGTGAGTTAATCATTGGAGATCGTCAAACTGGTAAAACAGCTGTAGCAATTGATACAATCATTAACCAAAAAGGTAAAAATGTTAAATGTATTTATGTATCAATTGGACAAAAAGATTCAACAATTGCACAAGTTGTTGAAAAACTTAAAAAATTTGGTGCAATGGAATATACTACTGTTGTTAATGCAGGAGCTAGTGATTCAGCACCATTACAATATTTAGCACCATATACTGGTGTAACTATTGGTGAAGAATGAATGGAAAATGGAGAAGACGTTTTAATTGTTTATGATGACTTATCAAAACATGCGGTTGCTTATCGTGAAATGTCTCTTCTATTAAGAAGACCACCAGGTCGTGAAGCTTATCCTGGTGATGTATTCTACTTACACTCACGTCTTTTAGAAAGAGCAGCTAGAGTTAATGAAAAATTTGGTGGTGGTTCAATTACTGCTTTACCAATTATTGAAACTCAAGCAAGTGATATTTCAGCATATATTCCAACAAACGTAATTTCAATTACCGATGGTCAAATTTTCTTATCAAGTGATTTATTCATGGCAGGTATTAGACCAGCTATTAATATTGGTCCTTCAGTATCTAGAGTTGGTTCATCAGCGCAAATCAAAGCTGTTAAACAAGTTTCAGGAACATTGAAATTAGAATTAGCTCAATATTATGAACTAGAAGCTTTCTCAAAATTTGGTTCAGATTTAGATGAATCAACAAAAGCAACTTTAGATCATGGGGCAAGAATTATCCAAATGTTAGTTCAACGTCAATATTCACCTTTAAATCAAATTGATGAAGCAATTATTTTATTTGCTATTAAATCTCACTTAATTAAATGAATTCCTTTAGAAAACATTAGAGATTTTAAAACTGAAATAATTACATTCTTTAATAATGAAAAAGATGCAAAAGCTTTAAAAGCTGAATTAACTAAAAAACTTGAATGAAATGCTGATCTTGAAAGTGGAATTCAAAAAGAAATTGAAAAATTAGTTGTTAAATTCACTTCTACTTTAAAAAACTACAACCCAACTATTTTTGGGGATGAAAAAGAATTTAAAAAATTAGGTAAGTAA
- the atpG gene encoding ATP synthase F1 subunit gamma codes for MANLSNLKTQISNTQDIGKITNAMQLVASAKLRRIGKKVTETQEYVSEVYAIFNEIIKHSSESIYLKNSANDIKKTLWVVVNSNLGLCGGYNANVNKLVISNFKKEDQIYAIGSKAVSAYNSKKIKIKNECTDVDIDFSPAQAKQIGNELLSYYSSGEFDEIQIVYTKFINNVTFEPTKLRVFPIIKEETQETSSSYYSFEPSAEEVLNNAVTLYLSTIIFGTIVESQVSEQASRRLAMENATNNGKELEYNLSIQYNRERQASITQEISEIVSGANALMG; via the coding sequence ATGGCAAATTTAAGTAATTTAAAAACACAAATTTCTAATACACAAGATATCGGTAAAATTACTAACGCTATGCAATTAGTTGCTAGTGCAAAATTACGTCGTATTGGTAAAAAAGTTACAGAGACTCAAGAATATGTATCAGAAGTTTATGCTATTTTTAATGAAATAATTAAACATTCAAGTGAATCAATTTATTTAAAAAATTCTGCTAATGATATTAAAAAAACTTTATGAGTTGTTGTTAACTCAAATTTAGGTTTATGTGGTGGTTATAATGCCAACGTTAATAAATTAGTTATTAGTAATTTCAAAAAAGAAGATCAAATATATGCTATTGGTTCAAAAGCTGTTTCAGCTTACAATAGTAAAAAAATAAAAATTAAAAATGAATGTACTGATGTTGATATTGATTTTTCACCAGCACAAGCAAAACAAATAGGTAATGAATTGTTAAGTTATTACTCAAGTGGAGAGTTTGATGAAATTCAAATTGTTTATACTAAGTTTATTAATAACGTAACATTTGAACCTACAAAATTAAGAGTTTTCCCAATTATCAAAGAAGAAACTCAAGAAACTTCAAGCAGTTACTATAGCTTTGAACCAAGTGCTGAAGAAGTTTTAAATAATGCCGTTACTTTATATTTAAGTACAATAATCTTTGGAACAATTGTAGAATCACAAGTAAGTGAACAAGCAAGTAGAAGATTAGCTATGGAAAATGCGACAAATAATGGTAAAGAATTAGAATACAATTTAAGTATTCAATATAATCGTGAAAGACAAGCATCAATTACACAAGAAATATCAGAAATTGTTTCTGGTGCTAATGCTTTAATGGGATAG